A genomic segment from Peribacillus sp. ACCC06369 encodes:
- a CDS encoding YolD-like family protein, whose product MTLKDRGNIKWQSSMFLPEHVKLLKDLNKDYYRQVKPILDEYQLEEFENKIHTAMEFSSTVKFTVFEDGFDWEYTGIIHRLDPLTKLIHLELEKDKGHIIRVKFEDLVAVDVIK is encoded by the coding sequence ATGACGCTTAAAGATCGTGGAAACATAAAGTGGCAATCGTCGATGTTTCTGCCCGAACACGTTAAACTGCTTAAAGACTTAAATAAGGATTATTATCGTCAAGTAAAGCCAATATTAGATGAATACCAGTTAGAGGAGTTTGAGAACAAGATACACACTGCTATGGAGTTTAGTTCAACTGTAAAGTTTACTGTTTTTGAAGATGGTTTTGATTGGGAATATACGGGAATAATACACAGATTAGATCCGTTGACAAAGCTGATTCATTTAGAGTTGGAGAAAGATAAGGGGCATATTATTAGGGTGAAGTTTGAGGATCTTGTAGCTGTAGATGTAATAAAGTGA
- a CDS encoding GntR family transcriptional regulator, which translates to MEDRDTLHLKVTNVIRQEILNGNFEPGERLVQEELANSLGVSRMPVREALRLLEAEGLIQLEPHKGAIVKSMNVEDVEEIYEMRSRLEGLAVSISANKLSEEEIIELEKLTMQMKNNNEEEDFVKANIEFHSILMKHCNWKRLIGVIEKLWNGFPQQTPTMLSGQIDQSNKEHEQILEAIKRNDAEHAGVLVSNHIKRTGNLLVKNMQENRKKR; encoded by the coding sequence TTGGAAGATCGTGATACTCTTCATTTAAAAGTAACGAATGTAATACGACAAGAGATATTAAATGGTAATTTTGAGCCCGGGGAAAGATTAGTTCAAGAAGAGCTAGCTAATTCTTTAGGAGTAAGTAGAATGCCTGTACGAGAAGCTTTACGATTGTTAGAAGCAGAGGGATTAATTCAACTTGAACCTCACAAAGGTGCAATCGTGAAATCCATGAATGTGGAAGATGTAGAAGAAATATATGAAATGAGGTCAAGGCTTGAAGGGTTAGCTGTAAGTATAAGTGCAAATAAGCTAAGTGAAGAAGAGATTATCGAATTGGAAAAGTTGACTATGCAAATGAAAAACAATAATGAGGAAGAAGACTTTGTAAAAGCAAATATAGAATTTCATTCCATATTAATGAAGCACTGTAACTGGAAAAGATTGATTGGTGTGATTGAAAAGCTATGGAATGGATTTCCCCAACAAACACCTACCATGCTGTCAGGGCAAATAGATCAATCAAATAAAGAACATGAACAGATTTTAGAAGCAATCAAAAGAAATGACGCAGAACATGCAGGAGTTCTTGTGTCGAATCATATTAAACGAACCGGTAATTTACTGGTTAAAAATATGCAGGAGAATAGAAAGAAAAGGTAA
- a CDS encoding hydroxymethylglutaryl-CoA lyase gives MKLQGCIQINEVGLRDGLQLEDRILSVEQKIKLVDALIDANVKTIEFGSFVHPKLVPQMKNSRELYELISEKHQDIDFIALIPNLKGVILAAEVGVQRVNTVLSASNTHNLQNVRKTKRQSLEEFLRIKEYCEEKEILLDCSIATTFGCPFEGDIHEEVIFSIIESVIQAGVNVITLADTTGMANPKQVYDLSKNVLEKWPNQPFNLHFHNTRGMGLANVLGGIQAGISSFDASLGGLGGCPFAPGATGNICTEDVVHMLEEMQLKTDISLDDLLEASKMLRSILDHELPGQILKSGKSSRLYPVPAI, from the coding sequence TTGAAACTACAAGGTTGTATTCAAATAAATGAAGTGGGTTTGAGAGATGGGCTTCAATTAGAAGATCGGATATTATCGGTCGAACAAAAAATCAAATTAGTAGATGCTCTTATTGATGCAAATGTTAAGACTATTGAATTTGGTTCATTTGTTCATCCAAAGCTTGTACCTCAAATGAAAAATTCCAGAGAACTATATGAATTGATATCTGAAAAGCATCAAGATATTGACTTTATTGCGCTAATTCCTAATTTAAAAGGGGTAATTCTTGCAGCAGAAGTAGGAGTTCAACGGGTGAATACAGTTCTTTCGGCTAGCAATACTCATAATCTTCAAAATGTAAGAAAAACTAAAAGACAATCATTAGAAGAATTTTTAAGAATAAAGGAATATTGTGAAGAGAAGGAGATATTGCTTGATTGTTCTATAGCTACTACATTCGGTTGCCCATTTGAAGGGGACATTCACGAAGAAGTCATCTTTTCAATTATCGAGAGCGTGATCCAAGCTGGAGTGAATGTAATTACTTTAGCAGATACAACGGGTATGGCAAACCCAAAACAGGTCTATGATCTTTCTAAAAATGTGTTGGAAAAATGGCCAAACCAACCTTTTAATTTACATTTTCATAACACAAGAGGAATGGGTTTGGCAAACGTATTAGGAGGGATCCAGGCGGGTATTAGTAGTTTCGATGCATCACTGGGTGGCCTGGGAGGTTGTCCGTTTGCACCAGGAGCAACAGGAAATATTTGCACAGAAGATGTAGTTCATATGTTAGAAGAGATGCAGTTGAAAACAGATATTTCCTTAGATGACTTATTGGAAGCTTCCAAGATGTTACGAAGCATATTAGATCATGAGCTGCCTGGACAAATTCTCAAATCTGGAAAGAGTTCCAGACTATATCCTGTTCCAGCGATTTAG
- a CDS encoding enoyl-CoA hydratase-related protein, producing MKQWETIILEKSDRLQGVYIITLDRPDSMNALNTQMGNDLIECLKMLKKQSDCRVLLLTGSGEKAFCVGADLKERNGMTKEDWKNQHDIFEEVTLLIREFPFPVLALLNGYALGGGFEIALSCDMRIAASNVKLGFPEVKIGILPGIGGTQLLTRLVPTGLAKELLFSGKQISASEAEKIGLINKVISTDNNLEEALSFVKNIAKNAPISLQQIKMAVNAGSQVDLTTALKIELQAYYKCADSEDRLEGIQAFNDKREPVWQGK from the coding sequence ATGAAACAATGGGAAACCATCATTTTAGAAAAAAGTGATCGTCTTCAAGGTGTATATATCATAACTTTAGATCGGCCTGATTCTATGAATGCTCTAAATACACAAATGGGCAATGATCTGATTGAATGCTTGAAAATGCTGAAAAAACAAAGTGATTGCAGGGTTTTACTACTAACAGGTTCAGGAGAAAAAGCTTTCTGTGTCGGGGCTGATCTAAAGGAAAGAAATGGAATGACAAAAGAAGATTGGAAAAATCAACATGATATTTTTGAGGAAGTAACATTATTAATTCGTGAATTTCCCTTTCCAGTGCTAGCTTTACTCAATGGTTACGCACTTGGTGGCGGCTTTGAAATAGCGTTAAGTTGTGACATGAGAATTGCTGCCTCTAATGTAAAGTTAGGTTTTCCAGAAGTAAAGATTGGAATTTTGCCAGGGATAGGAGGCACACAACTATTAACACGATTGGTGCCTACTGGTTTAGCGAAAGAATTACTATTTAGTGGTAAACAAATATCTGCCTCAGAAGCTGAGAAGATAGGGTTAATTAATAAAGTAATCAGTACTGATAACAATCTAGAGGAAGCGCTTTCATTTGTAAAAAATATCGCGAAAAATGCTCCTATTTCTCTTCAACAGATTAAAATGGCTGTGAATGCTGGCTCTCAAGTAGATTTAACCACCGCTTTAAAGATCGAACTTCAAGCTTATTATAAATGTGCAGATTCTGAAGATAGATTAGAAGGAATCCAGGCATTCAATGACAAAAGAGAGCCAGTTTGGCAAGGTAAATAA
- a CDS encoding acyl-CoA dehydrogenase family protein: MTTSTVTDLDIIRKSVRSLCAKFPETYWKELDEKKAYPEEFIKTLTQEGWLSVLIPEEYGGAGLGMKEASVILEEVNRSGGNAGAGHAQMYTMGAVLRHGNQEQKQRFLPKIASGELRLQAFGITEPTAGSDTTSITTTAVKKGNRYIVNGQKIWISRTEHSDLMLLLARTTPKEQVAKKTDGLSLFLLDMKDQKDNITIRPIDTMINHHTTEVFFENVEIPEENLIGEEGKGFRYVLSGMNAERILIAAESIGDGLYFIDKSVQYANERVVFDRQIGQNQGVQFPISQSYMEIQAAQLMRDKAAEMFDKGENCGAEANMSKYLATEATWKAANAAMTTYGGYGFATEYNIERKFREARLFIVAPVTNNLVLSYVGQHVLGLPRSF, encoded by the coding sequence ATGACTACAAGTACAGTAACAGACCTTGATATAATTCGGAAAAGTGTTCGATCCCTTTGTGCGAAGTTCCCTGAAACATATTGGAAGGAATTAGATGAAAAGAAAGCGTATCCAGAAGAATTCATTAAAACCCTAACACAAGAGGGATGGTTATCAGTTCTTATTCCTGAAGAATATGGCGGTGCAGGTTTAGGAATGAAGGAAGCTAGCGTAATTCTTGAAGAAGTGAACAGATCTGGTGGAAACGCAGGTGCAGGGCATGCGCAAATGTATACAATGGGAGCAGTACTTCGTCATGGGAACCAAGAACAAAAACAAAGATTCCTCCCTAAAATCGCCAGTGGTGAACTCCGCCTTCAAGCATTTGGAATTACCGAACCTACAGCTGGTAGTGATACAACAAGCATCACGACTACAGCGGTAAAGAAAGGTAATCGATATATTGTAAATGGACAAAAAATTTGGATTTCACGTACAGAACATTCAGATTTGATGTTACTTTTAGCAAGAACCACACCTAAGGAACAGGTTGCCAAAAAGACCGATGGGTTAAGTTTATTCTTGCTTGATATGAAAGACCAAAAAGATAATATTACAATTCGGCCAATAGACACAATGATTAACCATCACACAACAGAAGTATTCTTTGAGAATGTAGAAATACCAGAAGAAAATTTAATAGGTGAAGAAGGAAAAGGATTTCGTTATGTACTTAGTGGAATGAATGCAGAACGAATTCTTATTGCCGCTGAAAGCATTGGCGATGGATTATATTTCATTGATAAATCTGTTCAATACGCAAATGAGAGAGTAGTATTTGACCGCCAAATCGGACAAAATCAAGGAGTTCAGTTTCCAATTTCCCAGTCCTATATGGAGATTCAAGCAGCTCAATTAATGAGAGATAAAGCAGCGGAAATGTTCGACAAAGGTGAAAACTGTGGAGCAGAAGCTAATATGTCGAAGTATTTGGCAACAGAAGCTACTTGGAAGGCTGCTAATGCTGCTATGACTACATATGGTGGCTACGGTTTTGCTACTGAATATAATATTGAAAGAAAGTTTCGTGAAGCACGATTGTTTATTGTGGCCCCAGTTACTAATAATCTTGTATTGAGTTATGTTGGCCAACATGTTTTAGGATTACCACGATCATTTTAA
- the ltrA gene encoding group II intron reverse transcriptase/maturase produces MLMEQILERENLIQALKRVERNKGSHGVDGMPVQNLRPHLATEWYNMKTALLQGTYQPKPVRRIEIPKPNGGVRLLGIPTVLDRFIQQAIAQILTRIYDSTFSENSYGFRPNKQGHQAVRKAKSYITEGYTWVVDMDLEKFFDKVNHDKLMGMLERKIEDKRVLKLIRRFLQAGIMIGGLFHKSEEGTPQGGPLSPLLSNIMLDDLDKELEKRNLRFVRYADDSTIFVKTRKAAKRAMGNISSFIENKLKLKVNYEKSKYDRPWNRTFLGFSFTKSKKNPKVLLAKQTVKRVKKRIREMTSRKLPKPMKLRINKLKQYLRGWMGYFALIDTPNVLKNLDSWIRRRLRMCLWKQWKLPRTRVRKLKGLGAPFGKAYEWGNSRKGYWRIAHSPILDKTLNNVYWHHQGLVNLYERYTKLRQT; encoded by the coding sequence ATGTTAATGGAACAGATACTAGAGAGGGAAAACTTAATACAGGCATTGAAGCGTGTAGAAAGAAATAAGGGAAGCCATGGTGTAGATGGAATGCCGGTTCAAAACCTGAGACCGCACCTCGCAACCGAATGGTACAACATGAAAACTGCCCTTTTACAGGGTACCTATCAACCGAAGCCCGTCCGTCGTATCGAAATCCCGAAACCAAACGGCGGAGTTCGGCTATTGGGTATTCCAACCGTTCTAGACCGTTTCATTCAACAAGCCATTGCCCAAATATTAACCAGGATATATGACTCAACCTTTTCGGAGAATAGCTATGGTTTTCGCCCTAACAAACAAGGGCACCAGGCGGTTCGAAAGGCAAAGTCCTATATAACCGAAGGTTATACATGGGTAGTGGATATGGACTTGGAGAAGTTCTTCGATAAAGTGAATCATGACAAGCTCATGGGAATGTTAGAGCGGAAAATTGAAGATAAACGAGTTCTCAAACTGATTCGTAGATTCCTTCAAGCAGGCATTATGATAGGCGGACTTTTTCATAAAAGTGAGGAGGGAACTCCGCAAGGAGGTCCGTTAAGTCCTTTATTATCTAATATCATGTTAGACGATTTAGATAAAGAACTAGAGAAACGCAATCTTCGATTCGTAAGGTATGCGGATGACAGTACTATCTTTGTGAAGACACGAAAAGCCGCCAAACGTGCAATGGGAAATATCTCAAGCTTCATTGAAAATAAACTGAAGCTAAAGGTCAACTACGAGAAGTCGAAGTATGATCGCCCTTGGAACAGAACGTTTCTCGGTTTTAGTTTCACGAAGTCAAAGAAGAACCCGAAGGTTCTACTGGCTAAACAAACGGTGAAGAGAGTAAAGAAACGAATCAGGGAAATGACCTCGAGAAAATTACCGAAACCCATGAAACTCCGAATAAATAAGTTAAAGCAATACCTTAGAGGTTGGATGGGTTATTTCGCCCTCATTGATACTCCGAACGTTTTGAAGAATTTAGATTCATGGATTCGAAGAAGACTCAGGATGTGCCTATGGAAGCAATGGAAATTGCCAAGAACGAGAGTGAGGAAACTCAAAGGATTAGGCGCCCCATTTGGAAAAGCGTATGAATGGGGAAATAGCAGAAAGGGTTATTGGCGCATAGCGCATAGTCCTATTCTAGACAAAACCCTTAATAATGTTTATTGGCACCACCAAGGGTTAGTAAATCTATATGAACGATATACAAAACTACGTCAGACTTAA